A stretch of the Chitinophaga sp. Cy-1792 genome encodes the following:
- a CDS encoding SusD/RagB family nutrient-binding outer membrane lipoprotein → MNRSIYIKLSALLLAGILCITACTKNFDKVNTDPTAAKNVPPGILLTKGLLFVSGGEYEAWRANLIYCGPMIQHFASLNLTYVGDKYLYNDDYSGAAFNSFYPNAIKILTDIISQTDTVPALSNFAGIARICRVVVLQRITDLYGDVPYTQMGLGYLNQNFYPGYDQQSVIYTGLAAELAKAAGQLDDAKANPGTADISSYGGTPSQWKKLAYSLMLRVGMRLTKKTDQTQAKAIVQQAISGGVMTAREDVFYIHHAEGDYDNPNSHVIGTYQNSRGQTGKDNMSIKYSKSFITMLQTKSDPRLQIISELPKPDSTPGGSDVPAAQKGLPNGYDNTSDPVYGIASVDDPNLAHYSQPKQVLAQATSPNIFMTYSEVELMLAEAAARGWTTGTPATYFTEGVKAGIWQYTLYSSSIVYDDGAATTYATAQAAALTGSLDAQIKAIAEQYYITTLLNEYEAYANWRRTGYPVLVPVNYKNNETNGQIPRRLRYPRGEYNVNGAHVAAAIADQGADIFMTNIWWDKP, encoded by the coding sequence ATGAATCGTTCCATATATATAAAATTATCCGCGTTGCTGCTGGCTGGTATACTCTGTATAACGGCTTGTACAAAGAACTTTGATAAGGTAAATACAGATCCTACCGCCGCTAAGAATGTACCTCCGGGCATATTACTCACCAAGGGACTGCTGTTTGTTTCCGGCGGTGAATATGAAGCATGGAGGGCCAATCTGATTTACTGTGGCCCGATGATTCAGCATTTTGCATCATTGAATCTTACATATGTTGGAGATAAATACCTGTATAATGATGATTATAGTGGCGCAGCATTTAACTCCTTTTATCCGAATGCAATTAAAATACTTACAGATATAATTAGTCAGACCGACACGGTACCTGCGTTGTCAAACTTTGCGGGAATAGCACGTATTTGCAGGGTGGTAGTACTGCAGCGCATTACAGATCTGTATGGTGACGTACCTTACACACAGATGGGACTAGGTTATCTGAACCAGAACTTCTATCCTGGCTATGATCAGCAGTCTGTGATCTATACCGGCCTGGCGGCTGAACTGGCGAAAGCTGCCGGTCAGCTGGATGATGCTAAAGCAAATCCCGGTACTGCGGATATCAGCAGTTATGGTGGCACCCCTTCACAGTGGAAAAAGCTGGCCTATTCCCTGATGCTGCGTGTAGGCATGAGGCTTACGAAAAAGACAGACCAGACACAGGCCAAAGCCATTGTACAGCAGGCTATTTCCGGCGGTGTGATGACAGCCAGAGAAGATGTGTTTTATATCCATCATGCAGAAGGAGATTATGATAACCCCAACAGCCATGTGATCGGTACCTATCAAAACTCCCGTGGGCAAACAGGGAAAGATAATATGTCCATCAAATATTCGAAGTCATTTATAACAATGTTGCAGACAAAGAGCGATCCACGCCTGCAGATCATCAGTGAACTGCCTAAGCCGGATTCCACTCCTGGCGGCAGCGATGTGCCTGCAGCACAGAAGGGACTTCCTAACGGTTACGATAATACGTCGGACCCTGTTTACGGCATTGCGTCTGTGGATGATCCTAACTTAGCGCACTATTCCCAGCCTAAGCAAGTACTGGCACAGGCTACTTCTCCCAATATCTTTATGACCTATTCAGAAGTAGAACTGATGTTGGCGGAAGCCGCTGCCCGTGGCTGGACGACAGGTACGCCGGCTACTTATTTTACAGAAGGCGTGAAGGCAGGCATCTGGCAATATACACTGTATTCTTCCAGCATCGTGTACGATGATGGGGCAGCTACCACGTACGCCACAGCCCAGGCAGCAGCCCTGACAGGCTCCCTGGATGCCCAGATAAAAGCCATTGCAGAGCAATATTATATCACTACACTGCTGAATGAATACGAGGCATACGCCAACTGGCGCCGCACCGGCTACCCCGTACTCGTTCCGGTGAATTATAAGAATAATGAAACCAACGGTCAGATCCCACGCCGGCTACGCTATCCGAGAGGAGAGTACAACGTGAACGGAGCGCATGTGGCAGCCGCCATTGCAGACCAGGGAGCAGATATTTTTATGACGAATATCTGGTGGGATAAACCTTAA